The Triticum dicoccoides isolate Atlit2015 ecotype Zavitan chromosome 6A, WEW_v2.0, whole genome shotgun sequence genome has a window encoding:
- the LOC119314825 gene encoding sphinganine C4-monooxygenase 1-like — protein sequence MALPSEEVVAILAPIIVYWVAAGVYTVLGRVLADHRLHSREEEEVRNLVPKRVVVRTVLLQHVLQAAIAFAVFNVKREDRRAADAGTGAATPAVAVVCCQFMVAMVVLDAWQYGWHRLMHSSGLLYRHVHSWHHRLVAPYAYGAQYNHPLEGLILDTAGGALALAVTGMAPLTAAAFFSFATLKAVDDHSGVLVPGNPLHLLFRNNTAYHDVHHQVRGGRCNYAQLFFVAWDKLMGTYVPYEVVRAPHGGLEAVPLKKKLKT from the exons ATGGCGCTGCCCTCCGAGGAGGTGGTGGCCATACTCGCGCCGATCATCGTGTACTGGGTCGCCGCCGGCGTGTACACGGTGCTCGGCCGTGTACTGGCTGACCACAGGCTCCactcgagggaggaggaggaggtcaggaACCTCGTCCCCAAGCGTGTCGTGGTCCGCACCGTCCTCCTCCAGCACGTTCTCCAGGCGGCCATAGCCTTCGCCGTCTTCAAT GTGAAGCGAGAAGATCGCCGGGCTGCCGACGCCGGCACCGGCGCCGCCACTCCCGCCGTGGCCGTCGTCTGCTGCCAGTTCATGGTCGCCATGGTGGTCCTCGACGCGTGGCAGTACGGGTGGCACCGCCTGATGCACAGCAGCGGCCTGCTGTACCGCCATGTCCACTCCTGGCACCACCGGCTGGTGGCGCCGTACGCCTACGGCGCCCAGTACAACCACCCGCTGGAGGGCCTGATACTGGACACGgccggcggcgcgctggcgctggCCGTGACGGGGATGGCGCCCCTGACGGCCGCCGCCTTCTTCTCGTTCGCGACTCTCAAGGCCGTCGACGACCACTCCGGCGTGCTTGTCCCGGGCAACCCGCTGCATCTCCTGTTCCGCAACAACACGGCCTACCACGACGTCCACCACCAGGTTCGTGGTGGCCGCTGCAACTACGCGCAGCTGTTCTTTGTGGCGTGGGACAAGCTGATGGGCACGTACGTCCCTTACGAGGTCGTCAGAGCTCCGCACGGCGGACTGGAGGCCGTGCCGTTGAAGAAGAAGTTGAAGACCTGA